One Terriglobales bacterium genomic window carries:
- the hemC gene encoding hydroxymethylbilane synthase has protein sequence MAHLRIGSRGSQLALWQANHVSALLSGRGHTVEIEVIKTTGDKITEVSLAQVGTKGMFTKEIEEALAEGKVDLAVHSLKDLPTDLPPGFELTATMKREDPRDAFISRSYASLSALPRNSHIGTSSLRREAQLRALRPDLKVSPLRGNVDTRLRKLEAGEYDGIILAAAGVKRLGRVDAIREILEPEVMCPAVGQGALGIEIRKDDRNVAQHLGFLNDPVTRATTECERALLQTLGGGCQVPIGAYATGNEGELHLVACVARQDGSLVITENGRGENPVQLGAAVGEKLLQRGADEILRQIYRAGAAVPEQP, from the coding sequence ATGGCCCATCTACGCATCGGATCACGTGGTTCACAACTTGCACTGTGGCAGGCCAATCATGTCTCCGCGCTGTTGAGCGGCCGTGGCCATACCGTTGAAATCGAGGTCATCAAGACCACTGGCGACAAGATCACTGAAGTTTCATTGGCCCAGGTAGGCACCAAAGGCATGTTCACCAAAGAGATCGAAGAGGCGCTCGCCGAAGGAAAGGTGGACTTGGCAGTGCATAGTCTTAAGGACCTGCCCACCGACCTGCCCCCCGGCTTTGAACTTACGGCGACCATGAAGAGGGAAGACCCGCGCGACGCTTTTATCTCAAGAAGCTATGCGTCGTTGAGTGCGTTGCCTCGGAATTCCCATATTGGAACCAGCAGCCTGCGACGTGAGGCGCAATTGAGAGCGCTGCGGCCTGACTTAAAGGTCTCACCCCTGCGCGGCAACGTGGATACCCGCCTGCGCAAGCTCGAAGCTGGAGAATATGACGGCATCATCCTGGCCGCGGCCGGAGTGAAGCGCCTGGGAAGGGTAGACGCCATTCGCGAAATTCTGGAACCGGAAGTCATGTGCCCGGCAGTGGGCCAGGGCGCGCTGGGCATTGAGATTCGCAAAGATGACAGGAATGTCGCACAGCACCTGGGGTTTTTGAATGATCCGGTTACACGCGCCACGACCGAGTGCGAGCGCGCATTACTGCAGACACTCGGCGGAGGCTGCCAGGTGCCGATTGGAGCATACGCCACCGGCAACGAAGGCGAATTACATCTCGTGGCCTGCGTCGCCCGGCAGGATGGTTCGCTGGTTATCACCGAGAACGGGCGCGGAGAGAATCCGGTGCAACTGGGCGCTGCCGTTGGAGAAAAATTGCTGCAGCGGGGAGCGGATGAAATTTTGCGACAGATTTACAGGGCAGGCGCTGCTGTGCCGGAACAGCCGTGA